From Hoeflea sp. 108:
CGAGACCGACTTCCGCCTTAGCCTCGTTCCAGATGGCTCGGTACTGCGGTTGCGTCAGCATGGCGAAGGGCCCTTTCGGGCGCGGCCCGCGTTCGGCCAGCCACTTCGCCGCCTCCTTGGCGCGCGCCGTCAGCGGAATCGTACGGCTGCGACCTGATTTGGTGATCCAGAAGCTGACGCGCGTTTCCTGCAGGTCGTTCCAGATCAGCCCAAGAGCCTCGCCGAGACGGCATCCGGTATCTACAAGAAAGACGGAGAGGCGGTAGCAATCCTCGCTCTTGGCGCGGATGGCGGCAAACAGCCTGTCCTCTTCCTCGAACTCGAGAAAGCGGATTCGTCCTGCACGCTCTTTCTGGCGGCGGAACTCGGGCAGGCTATGGATATCTCCCATTTTGTAGGCCTTACGCAGTAGTTTGCTCAAAGCGGCCATCTTCCTATTGATGGTCGCGTTGCTGTTACCGCGTTGGCGCAGGGAGCCTATAAGGCCGTCGAGTGTCTCCTGGGAAAATGCACTGAAGCGTTCGCCTAGAAGAATCTCGTCGATCTCGCCCAGGAAGGAGCTGACGTTGTATTTGTGCTTCCCGTCATCCCACAAAATATCTTTGTACGACGCAAAAAGATCTAAAACCCTGTGTGACTTTACTTCTTTTAAGTTATTAAAATTATAAGTAACTTTGCAATTTGCCAACAGGGCGGCTGAATGGTGGCCGCTCAAAACCTGATCCTTTGAAGTTGCTTTTTTCACAATACGCCTGCAACCGGTGGCAAAGAGTCGCAAAAAGCTATCTTAGCCGGTGTCGCTCGACAAGATGACGTTTACAGTTTCGGTATGGTCGTCGGGCGGACGGCAATGTCGTCCCTTGCGCCTGACCCACTTCCTTACAACGCTGTCTCTTCTCCTTCTTGGCTGTCTGGCATCCCAGCGTTTGCCGCCGGTAGAAAAACAGCCCGGGTATCTTTCGAAACCCGGGCTGCCTTTATTGCTTACGACGTCAGTCGATTAGAACGAGGCGTCGAGGCGGAGGAAGCCGCTGAACGAGCCGTCCGTGAAGCTGTCGCCGTCGTTGTAGTTGAGAGCGAGCTTGGCATCGAGACCCTGAACGACCTGATAGTCGACGACAGCGCCGATCGCCCAGTCGTTGTTGTCGGTATCGAGGAAGCCGGGAAGCACGCCGCCAATGTGACGATCAGCGAAGTACTGACCGCCAGCGCCAACAGCCAGCTTCTCATTGACCTGGTACTTCAGGTAGCCACCGACCGACCAGGTGTAGCCGTCATACTCGGTATTCAGGCTCCAGTAGGACGGGCCGGTCTCATACGTCGCGATCATTTCGAGCGTCAGAGCGTCCGTTGCCTTGACGTTGGCGATGGCCTTGAATGCGCCTTCGCCGTAAGCATCGTCATAAGCGGCAAACAGGTTGACCGAGCCCCAGCCCTGAGCGATCGACACCTTGCCGACGACGAGCGGAACGTAATCGAAGTTGTCCGACTCTTCTTCCAGCGAGGCCGAGACCGAGATGCCGTTGCCGGCGTCGAAGGTGTAGCGGATCTGGTTGACGCGGTCGCCGCCGCCCTTGTCGAATTCGCCCGACAGGTCGCCGTCGAACAGCGTGTCGGTGTGACCGACGAGCAGGCCGCCGAGTTCGAAGTAGGCGTGACGAAGGGCAGTGCTGCCTTCAGACTTGAGACCGGTCCAAACGTCGCCTTCCCAGCCGCCGCCGCCGATGCCAGCCTGGAACTCGATGTAACGGCGGAACGTGCCGTATTCGGTTTCCGACCGAGCGTCGAACTTCAGGCGGGCCAGCGACGTCTTGTTCCAGCCGTTGTCTTCGTCGGTCCAGTCGATTTCGTAACGAACGAGGCCGCCGATCTTGAGGCAGGTCTCGGTGCCCGGGATGTAATAGAAGCCGGCGCCGTAAACGTCGCAGATGCGGACGTATTCCATGGGCTCCGGCTCAGCGACGACGACAGCGTCGGCAGCGCGAGCGCCGGAGACTGCGAGCAGAGCCGCAGCGGAGCCGAGAAGAAGGCTCTTGATGTTCATTTTCTGACCTCCAGTCAAAAGTTTCAAAAGAGGGTCTGGGTATTTTTTGCTGAAGGACAGCGTTCCCTGCCCCATCCCCGTTTGAAAAAGATACGCACCGCGTTCCTTCTTCGATGCCGACATTTACCGATGAGCCGGGGCGGTTCAACAACGAACAGCGCCAACAGGCACCCTGATGCAATCTATCCGCAACCGATGTTGCACAAATGAC
This genomic window contains:
- a CDS encoding site-specific integrase, which gives rise to MLANCKVTYNFNNLKEVKSHRVLDLFASYKDILWDDGKHKYNVSSFLGEIDEILLGERFSAFSQETLDGLIGSLRQRGNSNATINRKMAALSKLLRKAYKMGDIHSLPEFRRQKERAGRIRFLEFEEEDRLFAAIRAKSEDCYRLSVFLVDTGCRLGEALGLIWNDLQETRVSFWITKSGRSRTIPLTARAKEAAKWLAERGPRPKGPFAMLTQPQYRAIWNEAKAEVGLGTDDQVVPHILRHTCASRLVQGGIDIRRVQMWLGHQTLTMTMRYAHLATNDLDRCVVVLERH
- a CDS encoding porin, with the protein product MNIKSLLLGSAAALLAVSGARAADAVVVAEPEPMEYVRICDVYGAGFYYIPGTETCLKIGGLVRYEIDWTDEDNGWNKTSLARLKFDARSETEYGTFRRYIEFQAGIGGGGWEGDVWTGLKSEGSTALRHAYFELGGLLVGHTDTLFDGDLSGEFDKGGGDRVNQIRYTFDAGNGISVSASLEEESDNFDYVPLVVGKVSIAQGWGSVNLFAAYDDAYGEGAFKAIANVKATDALTLEMIATYETGPSYWSLNTEYDGYTWSVGGYLKYQVNEKLAVGAGGQYFADRHIGGVLPGFLDTDNNDWAIGAVVDYQVVQGLDAKLALNYNDGDSFTDGSFSGFLRLDASF